The following is a genomic window from Brachionichthys hirsutus isolate HB-005 chromosome 10, CSIRO-AGI_Bhir_v1, whole genome shotgun sequence.
ATTTGAAGCTACGGATCTAACGGGGACAAACTTGGCTGGTATAGCGTGTCGACCGTCTTTTGGGGGACAGTTGTTGCACAGCAGACCCCCTCCCAGTAACAGCAGCCCGGCGGAACCCCAGCCAATATAAAGTGCCGCCCCGAGCTCCCTCCTCTGAGCTGCGATCACCATGGGGTTATAAAAGTCCTGGATCACTGCATGAGCGGACCAGGACACTGGGATCATGATTAACAACGAGGCGATTATGAAGATCACTCCAGATGTGATGCAGGCTTTGGCTTTGGCCACTTCATCCTCCATGCAGTTTGTGCACTTCCCTCCCACCACGGCCATGAGGGTGCCGAACAGCCCGACGATCACAGCGATGATCACCATGGCCCTGGCAGCCTGCAGGTCTTGAGGTAGCGCCAGCATGGAGTCGTACACCTTGCACTGCATCTGACCCGTGCTCTGGACCACGCAGGTCATCCACAAGCCCTCCCAGATCACCTGAGCGGTGACGATGTTCGCCCCGACAAAAGCAGTGACTCTCCACATGGGTAAAGCGCAGGTGATGATGGTGCCCAACCAGCCGATGAAGGCCAGCAACACACCCATGATCTGGAGACCCTGAGATGCCATTTCAAACGGATTCAACCAGGATGTCTAAAAGAACAGAGGAAAAGGTTGTTTTTGCCGGAAGATTGACGTCTTGCAGGTCAGACAGAAAGCACACAGCATACTCCTCTACGCTTGCCTGTGGAAGAGTCTTCAGTGCTCTGATGGGTCCCACTGCCAAGGAAAACCGACTCCCGTCGTAGTCCAAACTTTCTGGGTGGAGTTTTTGAGCTGTCAGACAAAAGGAGCAAGCTGAGACCTAATATTAACCATTGTCCTCCCTCTGTGCTCGTTCCCACACACAAGCTTTGTTACGTCAAGAATGGCTTCAAGACTGGATCCCACCTGtgcgtatacacacacacacacacacacacacacacacacacgcacaggtcAAGTCTTGAGCAAACCCAAGCACCAGAGTCTGGGTTAATGTGTTCAGGTAACCAAGAACGTTTAATGTTCACTCAAACAACAAAGAATTAATTcctgatttgtatttatttatttacaatacagATCACAACAACATACATGATctcagaaacacaataaaatgagTTTGAATGACCCTGAAATAAGTTctgcttatttatttctttttatttcaaaacataGCATAATAAAAAGCAaggacatttttgtattttgggAATTTTTATATTTACAGCACCGATATATAAATTGCTTCTTTGAATTGTTAAACAAAGGACACTCTGTCAGTTGATTCGTAATGTGAGCGGCCATCGTGCCTTTCTCCACGGCCACACCTAAACCTGATCTACCAGAAACTCAGACAATAGTTTCTTCTCAACGACTATTCAGGTTTTTTTCTAAACAAGTTCTTTGCACTTTGCACTAATTAGAATACAGGGATAATCTGACACACCCAGAATGTTCAAAAACGCAAATAGAATCAAGTTATTTCATTGCTTTGTTTCATTACTGAAACAAAGTGCAGAATGGATTCTATTGAACATGTGAGAGTTGACAAAATGTTTATCGGCAgttttatatataaaagaaaactgATATTATAGTACGCAATGTtaagaaaagaaatacaaaagGACTAATATTCATATCAGTaaccacacacatacatgtagGTGGATCAACAGCAATAAACTGAAGTTTGGCTTTGGGTCTGGTTCCTTCTCTTgctgtttcttctttcttcttcctggtGCACTCATGAGAAGTAAAACTCTGAAAACGTTTCTCGAGTACCATCCCGAAATCTTGACACTCACAACCCAGTCGCACCAGTTCATCCGCCCCAGTAAACATTTACTTTCAAACGTAGCCTCTTCCAGACGCTGGCGCTGAAGAGGCCTCGGATCCGGCAGCTTTGTACTTTGCAGTGTAGGAACCTTGATCTTTAGGGGGGCAGTTGAAGCAAAGAATCCCTCCTCCGATTAGCATCAAAGCCGCAGCCCCCCAGCCGATGTAGAGAGAAGCGCCCAGCTCTTTCTTCTGGGCCTGGACCACCAACGGGTTGTAGAAGTCTCGAATGATGGTGTGGGCCGACCAACAGACAGGGATGAGGCAGAGGACCCCAGCGATGATGAAAGCGACCCCAGCAGCGATGGCCACCTTGCTCTTGGCTTGAGGATCCTCCACACAGTTGGTGCATTGGCCTCCGGCCACAGCCAGCAGAATAGCCAGGACACCCACAATGATGGAGACGATGGTCAGGGCCCGAGCAGCCTGGAGGTCAGAGCTGAGGGCCAGCAAGGAGTCGTAGACCTTACACTGCATCTGGCCTGTGCTCTGGACCACACAGTTCATCCAAATGCCTTCCCAGACTGTCTGAGAGGTGATGATGTTGCTGCCGATGAAAGCACTGACCTTCCACATTGGTAGAGCGCAGACAACGATGGCACCGATCCAGCCCAGGACCCCCAGGGCTGTCCCCAGCATTTGTAACCCAGCAGACACCATTGTGGGCAGCAAATCTTCTCTTCCACTGCCTCTTTGACTGATCTCTTTGTAAATGTGGTTCCTCACCTCCTGCGAGGTAAGCCTTGATTGTCTCTGGCGAAACAGGTGCCTAGTTTGACAAAGGTGATTGCTAAATGAAAGAACACTCAGAGAAGAGCAGGTGCATATGACTTCCTCCCCGAAAGAGGAGTGGCATAAGGTGAAAACATGTCACAGCCGTCAGTCCCTGCTCTCCGGGTCCACCCCCAAACTACACAAACCTGAAACCTGTTTGCCCACCATTAACTAGTCATTGaacaaaaggacaaaaatgtCAGACTGCTTTGCCCATGGAACTATTAGCACGAGTTAAAAACTCAAATTTGATGCGATATAAAAACCTTATGAAAAAGTAGCTTACataagctgatttttttttttaatacaatatAAAAACCTTGTGAAAAAGAAGCTCACATAaactgaaattgttttttttttcatgcccCTCATGGTTTCCCCTGAAGCAGCAGGAGGGAAGTGTGACGTTCTCGGTGAAACATGACTCAGCCTGATTTGAATGAAGATACTGCC
Proteins encoded in this region:
- the LOC137899978 gene encoding claudin-4-like, whose product is MVSAGLQMLGTALGVLGWIGAIVVCALPMWKVSAFIGSNIITSQTVWEGIWMNCVVQSTGQMQCKVYDSLLALSSDLQAARALTIVSIIVGVLAILLAVAGGQCTNCVEDPQAKSKVAIAAGVAFIIAGVLCLIPVCWSAHTIIRDFYNPLVVQAQKKELFEMASQGLQIMGVLLAFIGWLGTIITCALPMWRVTAFVGANIVTAQVIWEGLWMTCVVQSTGQMQCKVYDSMLALPQDLQAARAMVIIAVIVGLFGTLMAVVGGKCTNCMEDEVAKAKACITSGVIFIIASLLIMIPVSWSAHAVIQDFYNPMVIAAQRRELGAALYIGWGSAGLLLLGGGLLCNNCPPKDGRHAIPAKFVPVRSVASNMDYV